From the Diospyros lotus cultivar Yz01 chromosome 13, ASM1463336v1, whole genome shotgun sequence genome, one window contains:
- the LOC127788783 gene encoding secreted RxLR effector protein 161-like, with translation MEDCKPVGTPMTTNIKLSKNDDSEKVDESLYKSLIGSLQYLTASKPDILFVVSVLSRFMHSPKESHFIAAKRVLRYIKGTIALGTFFPKTPGEALKLIGYTDNDWGGCIDDSRSTSGYLFSLSSGIFTWSSKKQETTAQFTTEAKYVVVALAVNQAIWLRKMLKDLEHEQAKATRIMCDNISAVSISKNLVCHGRTKHIKIKFHFI, from the coding sequence ATGGAGGATTGTAAACCAGTGGGGACACCTATGACAACCAATATCAAGCTAAGCAAGAATGATGACTCTGAGAAAGTGGATGAAAGCTTGTATAAAAGCTTAATTGGCAGCCTTCAATACCTCACAGCAAGCAAACCTGATATACTATTTGTTGTGAGTGTTCTTTCAAGATTCATGCATTCACCAAAGGAGAGTCACTTCATAGCTGCAAAACGTGTGCTTAGGTACATCAAAGGTACCATTGCTCTTGGTACTTTCTTTCCAAAAACACCAGGAGAGGCTTTAAAATTGATTGGCTACACTGACAATGATTGGGGAGGTTGTATTGATGATTCAAGAAGCACATCAGGGTACTTATTTTCTCTAAGTTCTGGTATTTTCacttggagctcaaagaagCAAGAGACAACAGCTCAGTTTACTACAGAAGCTAAGTACGTTGTTGTTGCCTTAGCTGTCAACCAGGCTATCTGGTTGAGGAAGATGTTGAAGGATTTGGAACATGAGCAAGCTAAAGCAACCAGGATTATGTGTGATAACATTTCTGCAGTCTCAATTTCAAAGAATCTAGTCTGTCATGGACGAACCAAGCATATCAAGATTAAGTTTCACTTTATCTGA